TTCTCGTTTGCTTATGTCACGCTGCCGGCGGCGACCGGCGCGTTGCTCCTCTTCGGCGCGGTGCAGGCGACGATGATCGGCTACGGGCTCTGGAGTGGAGAGCGACTGACGGGAGGACAGGTTGTGGGACTAATCGTCGCGTTCGGCGGATTGATCGGTCTGTTGCTGCCGGGACTCACGGCGCCGCCGCTCCGGGGCGCGCTCCTGATGCTCGGCGCCGGCGCCGCTTGGGGGATCTACTCCTTGCGCGGCAAAGGGGCGGGGGATCCGACCTCGGTGACGGCGGGGAACTTTTTGCGCGCCGTCGCTCTGGCGGCGGGGTTGAGCATCGCGACGCTTCCATCGGCTTCGCCCGATCGTTCCGGTTTTGTCTATGCGATGTTGTCGGGCGCATTGACCTCGGGGGTCGGCTATGCGATCTGGTACACCGCCTTGTCCGGGTTGAAGGCAACCAACGCGGCCACGGTACAGCTCAGCGTCCCGGTGATCGCGGCGGCGGGGGGCATTCTCTTCCTCGGAGAGCCGATCACGCTCCGCCTGCTGCTCGCCTCGATCGCCATCCTCGGCGGTGTCGCATCGGTTATTTTTGTCAAGCAGCGCGCCGAGGAAAAGCCGAATTGTAACCGGACCGAGATAGTGTCGCAGGAAAAGAAATAGGATAGGTCATTTGAGGGAACGAATCGCGACAAAACAGAAGCCTGAGGTAGATGTTTGTCTCAGGCTTCTGTTTTTGGATCCGGGTCTATCTTGACTCCTTGACCGTCGATTGACGGTCAAGGCCCCTTCATGGCCGATGACGACGAAGCTGTCGTTGCCGATGTATTGCACCGCCACGGCCTCGTTCTGTTCCCTGCGGATGAATCCAGCGGTTCCGATCGTGGTTGCCGTCGGTAGGAAGGGCGTGTCGAGCCCGATCGATTTTTAAATCGATCCTGTCCGGGGAAAAATATTTTCTTGACACGATTCCAAAGAACAATATAGAGTTAGGTCTCCTAATAGTAAGGAGTCCTAATGAAAAGCACCCGTCCTCCTAAAGACCCGTTCGATGATGATCTTCCCCTCGATCAAAAGATCCTCATCGGCCTGGAGCAGGTCGGTCAGGCGATTGCCCTTCTCTTTGAGACCGAAAGCCGGAAGGAGAACCTCAGCGCGCTGCAAATGAGAATTGTTCTCTCGCTCCTCGAGCCGCACCATCCCGATACGGTCGGAACGCTCTCTCGCGAGATGGGGGTGACGGCGCCGACGGTGAGCGACGCCACCCGCACCCTTGAGAAAAAAGCCTATCTGAATAAAAAGCGAAGCGAAGGGGACAGCCGGGTTGTCCAGCTCTCTTTGACATCGGAGGGGAAACGGTTGGCGCGCGGCTTAAACGGGAAACGGGCGCGGCTCCTGGAGGTGATCGCCGGGCTTTCGGGCGACGAGAAGTCGACCCTCCTCTCCGTGCTGATCAAGCTGACCCGGGGGCTGCAGGACCACGGCTTGATCTCCGTCTCCCGGATGTGCGTCAGCTGTGAGTTCTTCAAGCCGAACGCTTATCCCGGCTCGGAAAAGCCGCATCACTGCGGTTTCGTCGACGCCCCCTTTGGGGAGCCGGAGTTGCGCCTCGACTGTCCGGAGCATATTCCAGCAGAAGCATCGTCGAAATAGTAAAGCATCCCACTTTCAACCAGGAGAACGAATGTCAAAAAAATATTTTCAAATCGGTTTTGGTTTGATCCCGCTCTTTTTCTTTTTCCTCGTTTTATTGGCCGTTCCGCTGCCGGTCCTGGCCGAGACGGTAAAGATCCACCTGGTTGCAATTGAAAAGGAGGTGAAGGTCGCGGACGATCAGACTTACGCGGCCTGGACCTTCAACGGGACGATCCCCGGACCGGTCCTTCGGGTGAAAGAGGGAGACACGGTCGAGTTCACGCTGGAAAACAAGGGGACGATGCCTCACTCG
This DNA window, taken from Candidatus Manganitrophaceae bacterium, encodes the following:
- a CDS encoding DMT family transporter is translated as MSPRRLFVLTLLAMIAFAGNSLLCRSALKQTGIDPASFTFIRIASGALALWMIVKMRGGARGAGNWPSAVALFVYAGGFSFAYVTLPAATGALLLFGAVQATMIGYGLWSGERLTGGQVVGLIVAFGGLIGLLLPGLTAPPLRGALLMLGAGAAWGIYSLRGKGAGDPTSVTAGNFLRAVALAAGLSIATLPSASPDRSGFVYAMLSGALTSGVGYAIWYTALSGLKATNAATVQLSVPVIAAAGGILFLGEPITLRLLLASIAILGGVASVIFVKQRAEEKPNCNRTEIVSQEKK
- a CDS encoding MarR family transcriptional regulator codes for the protein MKSTRPPKDPFDDDLPLDQKILIGLEQVGQAIALLFETESRKENLSALQMRIVLSLLEPHHPDTVGTLSREMGVTAPTVSDATRTLEKKAYLNKKRSEGDSRVVQLSLTSEGKRLARGLNGKRARLLEVIAGLSGDEKSTLLSVLIKLTRGLQDHGLISVSRMCVSCEFFKPNAYPGSEKPHHCGFVDAPFGEPELRLDCPEHIPAEASSK